The proteins below come from a single Drosophila kikkawai strain 14028-0561.14 chromosome 3R, DkikHiC1v2, whole genome shotgun sequence genomic window:
- the Dcps gene encoding m7GpppX diphosphatase produces MPEPAEKSTESNLPTYDLSKFRLKRILSNNSVRKSISLLGTFPDLSETDDAIVVFEKNAYRESDVATQPLSEESPKKPSYFSADLKVDTEFVNNIYGSYQVVPSRDLCGVKSTVIYPATDKHIEKYSICQKYLIRETPELYEKITLPYLSSSQFSLEWVYNILEHKQETERIVFEDKDPETGFILLPDLKWDGRNVENLYLLGIVHKHDLKSLRDLNASHLDLLRNLRQSAKDAIFKRYGLNPNQLRMYFHYQPSFYHLHVHINPVRNDAPGIWCEKSHMLDTVINNLELLPDYYQRATLPFVLYEGNKLLELYEKEQPVRVVVPAESESEKATVAASEEGFSDDEPEERQCKRIKLAATPEPKEVEAPAQACA; encoded by the exons aTGCCGGAACCAGCGGAAAAAAGCACAGAATCCAACTTGCCGACGTACGACTTGTCAAAGTTCCGGCTAAAGCGCATACTAAGCAACAATAGTGTACGGAAAAGCATTTCCCTGCTCGGCACTTTCCCAGACCTTTCGGAAACGGACGACGCTATTGTTGTTTTCGAGAAAAATG CCTATAGGGAAAGCGACGTCGCCACTCAGCCGCTCTCCGAGGAATCACCGAAGAAACCGAGCTATTTTAGCGCAGACCTCAAGGTGGACACCGAGTTTGTTAACAATATATACGGCAGTTATCAGGTTGTGCCCAGCAGAGATCTATGTG GAGTCAAAAGTACTGTCATATATCCCGCAACGGACAAACATATCGAGAAGTATTCCATTTGCCAAAAGTACCTCATTCGGGAGACTCCAGAGCTCTACGAAAAGATAACTCTTCCTTACCTCTCCTCAAGCCAATTCTCCTTGGAGTGGGTGTACAACATACTCGAGCACAAGCAGGAGACGGAGAGGATCGTTTTCGAGGACAAGGATCCGGAGACTGGCTTCATCCTGCTGCCCGATCTCAAATGGGACGGGCGGAATGTAGAGAACTTGTACCTGCTAGGCATCGTCCATAAGCATGATCTAAAATCGCTTCGTGATCTAAATGCTAGCCACCTGGATCTACTGCGTAACCTGCGTCAGTCGGCAAAGGACGCTATCTTCAAGCGCTACGGCCTAAATCCCAACCAGCTGCGCATGTACTTCCACTATCAGCCGTCCTTCTACCACCTGCATGTCCACATCAATCCGGTGCGAAACGACGCACCCGGAATTTGGTGCGAAAAGTCTCACATGCTGGACACAGTGATCAACAACCTGGAGCTTCTGCCGGATTATTATCAGCGAGCCACTTTACCTTTTGTCCTTTATGAGGGCAACAAGCTCTTGGAGCTATATGAAAAGGAGCAACCGGTTCGAGTGGTGGTCCCGGCAGAGAGTGAATCGGAGAAGGCTACGGTTGCGGCATCGGAAGAGGGTTTCAGCGATGACGAGCCAGAAGAGAGGCAGTGCAAGCGCATTAAGTTGGCCGCCACTCCGGAGCCAAAGGAAGTCGAAGCTCCAGCACAGGCGTGTGCTTAA